The following proteins are co-located in the Bordetella bronchialis genome:
- a CDS encoding flavin reductase family protein: MNFDFTELASADAFKLLSSVVVPRPIAWVVSLSAEGCLNAAPFSFFNVVSSDPPIVALGIGPRNGQLKDTSRNILATREFVVNVASAALAQQMNHTSLDYIADVDELARAGLTTEPSLRVRPPRIAQSPAALECTVWQVLEAAPQRVIVLARVVAMYLRDQAILDHRRFHVDTPSLELLGRMHGAGWYTRTSELFQMPAPDAAGDPTVRPAQGHR; the protein is encoded by the coding sequence ATGAACTTCGATTTCACCGAACTGGCCTCGGCCGACGCCTTCAAGTTGCTCTCCAGCGTGGTGGTGCCCCGGCCCATCGCCTGGGTCGTCAGCCTTTCGGCCGAGGGATGCCTGAACGCCGCGCCGTTTTCCTTCTTCAACGTGGTCAGCAGCGATCCCCCCATCGTGGCCCTGGGTATCGGGCCGCGCAACGGCCAGTTGAAGGACACCTCGCGCAATATCCTGGCGACACGCGAGTTCGTCGTCAATGTGGCGTCGGCGGCCCTGGCGCAACAGATGAACCACACCAGCCTGGACTACATCGCCGATGTCGACGAACTGGCGCGCGCGGGATTGACGACGGAGCCTTCGCTGCGCGTGCGGCCGCCCCGCATAGCCCAGAGCCCGGCGGCGCTGGAATGCACGGTATGGCAGGTACTGGAAGCCGCGCCGCAACGCGTTATCGTACTGGCCCGCGTCGTGGCGATGTATCTGCGCGACCAGGCCATCCTGGACCACCGCAGATTCCATGTGGATACCCCGTCGCTGGAGCTGCTGGGCCGCATGCATGGCGCGGGCTGGTACACCCGCACCAGCGAGCTGTTCCAGATGCCGGCGCCCGATGCCGCCGGGGATCCGACGGTACGGCCGGCGCAGGGACACCGATGA
- a CDS encoding SDR family oxidoreductase: MKDKCVLVTGATKGIGWALTRRLADMGCHVVGIARHTSDVDFPGYLYACDLSDAGKTEETLREIRDKFPVDAVVNNVGLVLPQPLGSIELATLYNVLDLNVRVAVQVAQAFVESMKVRRAGRIVNVVSRAIHGGYDRTSYSAAKNALVGCTRTWALELAEYGITVNAVAPGPIETELFRASRPVGSDAEKRILSSIPMKRIGSPADVAAAIAFLLSDDAGYITGQVLAVDGGGSIAGR, translated from the coding sequence ATGAAAGATAAATGCGTGCTCGTAACGGGCGCCACCAAGGGAATCGGCTGGGCATTGACGCGCCGCCTGGCCGATATGGGATGCCACGTGGTCGGCATCGCGCGGCACACCAGCGATGTGGACTTTCCGGGCTATCTCTATGCCTGCGACCTTTCCGACGCCGGCAAGACCGAGGAAACCCTGCGCGAAATCCGCGACAAGTTCCCGGTGGACGCGGTCGTCAACAACGTCGGCCTGGTATTGCCGCAGCCCCTGGGCAGCATCGAGCTCGCCACGCTGTACAACGTGCTGGACCTGAATGTCCGCGTCGCCGTACAAGTGGCGCAGGCCTTCGTCGAATCGATGAAAGTGCGCCGCGCCGGCCGCATCGTCAATGTCGTCAGCCGCGCCATCCATGGCGGCTACGACCGCACCAGCTATTCGGCCGCCAAGAACGCGCTGGTCGGCTGTACCCGTACCTGGGCGCTGGAGTTGGCCGAGTACGGCATTACGGTCAACGCCGTTGCGCCGGGCCCCATCGAAACCGAACTCTTCCGCGCCAGCCGGCCGGTGGGCAGCGATGCGGAAAAGCGCATCCTGTCCTCCATCCCCATGAAGCGCATCGGTTCGCCGGCCGATGTGGCGGCCGCCATCGCCTTCCTGCTATCCGACGACGCCGGCTACATCACCGGCCAGGTCCTGGCCGTGGACGGCGGCGGCAGCATCGCGGGCCGCTAG
- a CDS encoding tripartite tricarboxylate transporter substrate binding protein — protein sequence MRTARALALLAAIATAAALPPHAAAGGAPAAYPTRPITLVNPYAAGGPADIVARSLARGLEKRLGQPVVVENKPGGGASIGTAFVARAKADGYTLLLGTSAGHVVTPLMQKTAYDGVADFTFASVVAVQPIMLAVNPARGIGTVAELIARAQAAPGKLSYGSAGVGGATHLGAELFQQAAHIQLNHIPYPGASPAVNDAVGGQLDMVMLNLSASLPFIRQGRLVPLAYAADRRSPLLPQVPTLDEAGVHGAQAATWYSLAAPAGTPPAVVQRLSDAVREVNDDPDYRRVMQDQAIELMALAPGQARAYVEKDRADMQALLGRLGLLAK from the coding sequence GTGCGAACAGCCCGTGCGCTGGCGCTGCTGGCCGCGATCGCGACGGCCGCCGCCTTGCCGCCGCATGCCGCCGCCGGCGGCGCCCCGGCCGCCTACCCGACCCGCCCGATCACTCTGGTAAACCCCTACGCCGCCGGCGGGCCGGCGGACATCGTGGCCCGCAGCCTGGCGCGCGGGCTGGAAAAACGCCTGGGCCAGCCGGTGGTGGTGGAGAACAAGCCGGGCGGCGGCGCCTCCATCGGCACGGCTTTCGTGGCGCGCGCCAAGGCCGACGGCTATACCCTGCTGCTGGGGACTTCGGCCGGCCATGTGGTGACGCCGCTGATGCAGAAAACCGCCTACGACGGCGTCGCCGACTTCACGTTCGCCTCGGTCGTGGCGGTGCAGCCCATCATGCTGGCCGTGAACCCGGCGCGCGGCATCGGGACGGTGGCCGAATTGATCGCGCGCGCCCAGGCCGCGCCCGGCAAGCTCAGCTACGGCTCGGCCGGCGTCGGCGGCGCCACGCATCTTGGCGCGGAGTTGTTCCAGCAGGCGGCCCACATCCAGCTGAATCACATCCCCTACCCGGGTGCCTCGCCGGCCGTCAACGATGCGGTGGGCGGCCAGCTCGACATGGTGATGCTGAATCTTTCCGCCAGCCTGCCGTTCATCCGCCAGGGCCGCCTGGTGCCGCTCGCCTATGCCGCGGATCGCCGCTCGCCGCTGCTGCCGCAGGTGCCGACGCTGGACGAGGCCGGCGTGCATGGCGCGCAAGCGGCGACGTGGTACAGCCTGGCCGCGCCCGCCGGCACGCCGCCGGCGGTGGTACAGCGCTTGAGCGACGCGGTGCGCGAGGTGAACGACGACCCCGACTACCGCAGGGTCATGCAGGATCAGGCCATCGAGCTGATGGCGCTTGCCCCCGGCCAGGCGCGCGCCTATGTGGAAAAAGACCGCGCCGACATGCAAGCCTTGCTGGGGCGGCTGGGGCTGCTGGCGAAATGA
- a CDS encoding group II truncated hemoglobin, translated as MTTTTRVEPIFEPLDHTRTIFEQLGGEEAVRALVNRFYDLMDMDADLAALRAAHGPSLDSAREKLFLFLCGYFGGPDYYVQRYGHPRLRARHLPFSIGEAERDQWVACMGRAMQDMNVPPPLMDRLLHAFYGTADWMRNRAG; from the coding sequence ATGACTACCACCACGCGGGTCGAACCCATTTTCGAACCCCTGGACCACACTCGCACCATCTTCGAACAACTGGGCGGCGAAGAGGCCGTGCGGGCCCTGGTCAACCGGTTCTACGATCTGATGGACATGGACGCCGACCTGGCGGCCCTGCGCGCCGCGCACGGCCCCAGCCTGGACTCGGCACGCGAAAAACTCTTCCTGTTTCTTTGCGGCTATTTCGGCGGTCCGGACTACTACGTGCAACGCTACGGACACCCGCGCCTGCGCGCGCGCCATCTGCCGTTCTCCATCGGCGAGGCCGAACGCGACCAGTGGGTGGCCTGCATGGGGCGCGCCATGCAGGACATGAATGTGCCGCCGCCCTTGATGGACCGCCTCCTGCATGCCTTCTATGGCACCGCGGACTGGATGCGAAATCGTGCCGGTTGA
- a CDS encoding carboxymuconolactone decarboxylase family protein, giving the protein MSRIPFPDPDTMSDAQRQVYERIVSGPRGRLVGPLRAALHNPELADRWQAFGALLRFGTRLPPRVSELAIVVTARRWNSQIEWHIHAQAAAAAGISPTVLEAIRARRTPVFDTPADEVVYEYARQLQETGQVAPALYARALDYWDAAGVVELTAVIGYYTLVSMTLNAHEIPMPDDAPAPLDVPAEGGQPALSRLAPLPPGMAQ; this is encoded by the coding sequence ATGAGCCGCATTCCCTTCCCCGACCCGGACACCATGAGCGACGCGCAACGCCAGGTCTACGAGCGCATCGTGTCCGGCCCGCGCGGCCGGCTGGTCGGGCCGCTGCGCGCCGCCTTGCACAACCCCGAGCTGGCGGATCGCTGGCAGGCCTTCGGCGCCCTGCTGCGCTTCGGCACCCGCCTGCCGCCCCGCGTCAGCGAACTGGCCATCGTCGTGACGGCGCGGCGCTGGAACAGCCAGATCGAGTGGCACATCCATGCCCAGGCCGCGGCCGCGGCGGGCATTTCGCCCACGGTGCTGGAGGCGATCCGCGCACGGCGCACGCCTGTCTTCGACACGCCCGCCGACGAAGTCGTCTACGAATACGCGCGCCAGCTCCAGGAGACCGGGCAAGTGGCGCCCGCCCTGTACGCACGGGCCCTCGATTACTGGGACGCGGCCGGCGTGGTCGAGCTGACGGCGGTGATCGGCTACTACACGCTGGTGTCCATGACACTGAATGCGCACGAGATACCGATGCCTGACGACGCGCCCGCTCCGCTGGACGTGCCGGCCGAAGGCGGCCAGCCGGCGCTGAGCCGCCTGGCGCCGCTGCCGCCGGGGATGGCGCAATGA
- a CDS encoding ABC transporter permease, whose product MLLRDWRSGELRLLLIALVVAVAAVTSVGFLADRVGRALERDAAQMLGGDIVLDADEPIPPAFENQARDRGLSLVHTYQFPSMASAGQGAQLVSLKAVEDGYPLRGSLRTAAGPAAAESPTRGIPEAGTVWVDPQLLAALGVKMGDSIALGDSRFRIARVVTYEPDRGMSFVNMSPRVLMRADELPATGLLAPGSRVDYGLLAAGAPQSVSSYMEWLGPRLQRGQKIATVESGRPEIRRVLDRAQRFLSLVALLAVLISAVAVALAATRFMLRHRDGIAVMRCMGATQQQVTRMLSAEFVLVGLSGSILGGLAGYLGHLVLMAMLGRMVGVDLPAPSAIPAAQGLVTGLWLLLGFALPSLAQLRHVPPARVLRRDAGGVRMGSVLGYAVGAAGFALLIWWFAGDARLGAVIAGGFLGAFAAFALVAWLCVQALARLRHGVAGMPALRFALAGVVRRRAATITQVCALSIGLMALLLLAMTRTDLIAGWQRTLPPDAPNRFLINIQPDQRAAVAQTLAGAGVGDVTLFPMVRGRLVAVNGRAVSSADYTDERARRLVDREFNLSYSDRMPSYNTLAAGQWMPPDSREVSMESGISQTLGLHMGDKLTFDIAGQPVDVTVTSMRGVDWDTMRANFFAMLSPSVLADAPQSWITSFRLPAGQPELLPRLVQRFPNLTVFDVDAILRQLQDVLDQVARAVQLLFGFTLAAGVLVLTAALAATRDERVREAAVLRALGATRQQLARAQRIELLAVGGLAGALGAAGAGAVAWALSRRVFDFDITFSLWPWVAGIAAGMLAAWAGGALALRGVLRTPPLVTLREAL is encoded by the coding sequence ATGCTGCTGCGCGATTGGCGCTCCGGTGAACTGCGGCTCCTGCTGATCGCCCTGGTCGTCGCGGTCGCCGCCGTGACCAGCGTGGGCTTCCTGGCCGATCGTGTCGGCCGTGCGCTCGAACGCGACGCCGCCCAGATGCTGGGCGGGGACATCGTGCTGGACGCGGACGAGCCCATTCCGCCCGCCTTCGAAAACCAGGCGCGCGACCGGGGCCTGAGCCTGGTACATACCTATCAGTTTCCCTCCATGGCGTCGGCGGGGCAGGGCGCCCAGCTGGTTTCCCTCAAGGCAGTGGAAGACGGCTACCCGCTGCGCGGCAGCCTGCGCACCGCCGCCGGTCCGGCCGCCGCGGAAAGCCCCACCCGCGGCATACCCGAAGCGGGCACCGTGTGGGTCGACCCGCAACTGCTGGCGGCCCTGGGCGTGAAGATGGGTGACTCCATCGCGTTGGGCGACAGCCGGTTCCGCATCGCGCGCGTCGTCACTTACGAGCCCGACCGCGGCATGTCCTTCGTCAACATGTCGCCGCGCGTGCTGATGCGCGCCGATGAATTGCCGGCGACGGGGCTGCTCGCGCCGGGCAGCCGCGTCGATTACGGCCTGCTGGCGGCCGGCGCGCCGCAGTCCGTGTCCTCCTATATGGAATGGCTTGGGCCGCGCCTGCAGCGCGGGCAGAAAATCGCCACGGTGGAATCCGGCCGGCCGGAGATCCGCCGCGTGCTGGACCGCGCGCAGCGCTTTCTGTCCCTGGTGGCGCTGCTCGCGGTCCTGATTTCGGCGGTGGCCGTGGCGCTGGCCGCCACGCGCTTCATGCTGCGCCATCGCGACGGCATCGCCGTGATGCGCTGCATGGGCGCTACCCAGCAGCAGGTTACGCGGATGTTGTCCGCCGAATTCGTGCTGGTCGGCCTGTCCGGCTCCATCCTGGGCGGGCTGGCGGGCTATCTGGGGCATCTGGTCCTGATGGCCATGCTGGGCCGCATGGTCGGGGTGGACCTGCCCGCGCCGTCCGCCATCCCCGCCGCCCAGGGCCTGGTGACCGGCTTGTGGCTGCTGCTGGGCTTCGCCCTGCCTTCGCTGGCGCAACTGCGCCATGTGCCGCCCGCGCGCGTCCTGCGGCGCGACGCCGGTGGGGTGCGCATGGGCAGCGTCCTGGGCTATGCGGTGGGCGCGGCCGGTTTCGCGCTGCTGATCTGGTGGTTCGCGGGAGACGCCCGATTGGGGGCCGTCATCGCCGGCGGTTTCCTCGGCGCCTTCGCGGCCTTCGCGCTGGTGGCCTGGTTGTGCGTGCAGGCGCTGGCGCGCTTGCGCCATGGCGTGGCCGGCATGCCGGCGCTGCGCTTTGCCCTGGCCGGTGTCGTGCGGCGCCGCGCCGCCACCATCACCCAGGTGTGCGCGCTTTCCATCGGGCTGATGGCGCTGTTGTTGCTGGCCATGACCCGCACCGATCTTATCGCCGGCTGGCAGCGTACGCTGCCGCCCGACGCCCCCAACCGGTTCCTGATCAATATCCAGCCCGACCAGCGCGCGGCCGTCGCGCAGACGCTGGCTGGCGCCGGCGTGGGCGACGTCACGCTGTTCCCGATGGTCCGCGGCCGCCTCGTGGCCGTGAACGGCCGCGCGGTATCGTCGGCCGACTACACCGACGAGCGCGCGCGGCGCCTGGTGGATCGCGAATTCAACCTTTCGTACAGCGACCGCATGCCGTCCTACAACACCCTGGCAGCAGGCCAATGGATGCCTCCCGACTCGCGCGAGGTGTCCATGGAGTCCGGCATCTCACAGACGCTGGGCCTGCACATGGGGGACAAGCTCACCTTCGACATCGCCGGCCAGCCGGTGGATGTCACCGTGACCAGCATGCGTGGGGTGGACTGGGACACCATGCGGGCCAACTTCTTCGCCATGCTGTCGCCCAGCGTGCTGGCCGACGCGCCGCAGAGCTGGATCACGTCTTTCCGCCTGCCCGCGGGGCAGCCGGAGCTGTTGCCCCGTCTGGTACAGCGCTTTCCCAACCTGACCGTCTTCGACGTCGATGCCATTCTGCGCCAGTTGCAGGATGTGCTCGACCAGGTCGCGCGGGCGGTGCAACTGCTGTTCGGTTTCACCCTGGCGGCGGGCGTGCTGGTGCTGACCGCGGCGCTGGCCGCCACGCGCGATGAACGCGTGCGCGAGGCCGCCGTCCTGCGGGCGCTGGGCGCCACCCGGCAACAACTGGCGCGCGCGCAGCGCATCGAGCTGCTGGCCGTGGGCGGACTGGCGGGCGCCCTGGGGGCGGCCGGCGCCGGCGCGGTCGCCTGGGCGCTGTCGCGCCGCGTATTCGATTTCGATATCACTTTCAGCCTGTGGCCCTGGGTGGCCGGCATCGCCGCGGGCATGCTGGCCGCCTGGGCGGGCGGGGCGCTGGCCCTGCGCGGCGTCCTGCGCACCCCGCCCCTGGTCACGCTCCGGGAAGCCCTATGA
- a CDS encoding amidohydrolase family protein yields MPGRPRHVLPPDACDAHCHVFGPYDRFPLRHASSYAAPDAPVARYLTMLDTLGARRGVLVQPAPYGTEPSALLDALRQAPDRLRGVAVADADVTDAQLRALYDGGVRALRFVEARDPAGRLFPGSVGFDRIAALAPRMKQHGLHAQLWAPCDVHARHLPALARLGLTLVIDHMASLVPARGPGDAAFQLLRGLLADGAIWMKLSLCRVGTAPDYADARYLHDAFAAANPDRIVWGSDWPFVRMGDKAPAADALLDLAWDWLGTDALRHKVWVDNPARLYGYTPG; encoded by the coding sequence ATGCCGGGGCGGCCGCGCCATGTGCTGCCGCCGGACGCCTGCGACGCGCATTGCCATGTCTTCGGTCCCTACGACCGCTTTCCGCTGCGGCACGCCTCTTCGTATGCCGCGCCGGATGCGCCGGTGGCGCGCTATCTGACCATGCTGGACACGCTGGGCGCGCGGCGCGGCGTGCTGGTGCAGCCCGCGCCCTACGGCACCGAGCCTTCCGCCTTGCTGGATGCGCTGCGGCAGGCCCCGGACCGCCTGCGCGGCGTGGCCGTGGCCGATGCCGATGTCACCGACGCCCAGCTGCGGGCCCTGTACGACGGCGGCGTGCGCGCGCTGCGCTTCGTCGAGGCGCGCGATCCCGCCGGGCGGCTGTTTCCCGGCAGCGTCGGCTTCGACCGGATCGCCGCGCTGGCGCCCCGCATGAAGCAGCACGGCCTGCATGCGCAGCTGTGGGCACCGTGCGACGTCCACGCACGCCATCTACCGGCGCTGGCCCGCCTGGGCCTGACGCTGGTCATCGATCACATGGCAAGCCTGGTGCCGGCCCGCGGCCCCGGGGATGCGGCGTTCCAGCTGTTGCGCGGCCTGCTGGCCGATGGCGCGATCTGGATGAAACTGAGCCTGTGCCGCGTCGGCACCGCGCCCGATTACGCCGATGCCCGCTATTTGCATGACGCCTTCGCCGCCGCCAATCCGGATCGGATCGTCTGGGGGTCGGACTGGCCTTTCGTGCGCATGGGGGACAAGGCCCCGGCGGCCGACGCCTTGCTGGACCTGGCCTGGGACTGGCTGGGCACCGATGCCCTGCGGCACAAGGTGTGGGTCGACAATCCGGCCCGACTGTACGGCTACACGCCGGGTTGA
- the radA gene encoding DNA repair protein RadA, translated as MAKSRTVYVCAECGGTSPKWQGKCPHCGAWNTLEETLEAAPAAAAHRYAPLAASSPVRSLAEIEAREVPRQPTGLEEFDRVLGGGLVAGAVVLIGGDPGIGKSTLLLQALASLSESAKVLYVTGEESAEQVALRARRLGLPTGNVDLLAEIRLEAIQAAVSEQKPVVAVIDSIQTLYSGELTAAPGSVSQVRECAAQLTRLAKQTGIAIVMIGHVTKDGALAGPRVLEHIVDTVLYFEGDTHSSFRLVRAFKNRFGAVNELGVFAMTDRGLRGVANPSALFLSQHDRQVAGSCVMATQEGTRPLLVEIQALVDGVQGANPRRLTVGLEGNRLAMLLAVLHRHAGVVTADQDVFVNAVGGVRITEPAADLPVLLAIMSSLRDRPLPRGLVAFGEVGLAGEIRPAPRGQERLREAAKLGFSVALIPKANAPRQPIEGLEVWAVDRLEHALDKLKNA; from the coding sequence ATGGCCAAATCCCGAACCGTCTACGTGTGCGCCGAATGCGGCGGCACCAGTCCGAAGTGGCAGGGCAAATGCCCGCACTGCGGCGCCTGGAACACCCTGGAAGAAACCCTGGAAGCGGCCCCCGCGGCGGCGGCGCATCGCTACGCGCCGCTGGCCGCTTCCAGCCCCGTGCGCAGCCTTGCCGAAATCGAGGCGCGCGAAGTGCCGCGCCAGCCCACCGGACTGGAGGAGTTCGACCGTGTCCTGGGCGGCGGCCTGGTGGCCGGCGCCGTCGTGCTCATAGGCGGCGACCCCGGCATCGGCAAGTCCACCCTGCTGCTGCAGGCCCTGGCATCGCTATCGGAAAGCGCCAAGGTCCTGTACGTCACGGGTGAGGAATCGGCCGAACAAGTGGCGCTGCGCGCGCGGCGGCTGGGCCTGCCCACCGGCAACGTGGACCTGCTGGCGGAGATCCGCCTGGAAGCCATACAGGCGGCGGTCAGCGAGCAGAAACCGGTGGTGGCCGTCATCGACTCCATCCAGACGCTGTACAGCGGCGAGCTCACCGCCGCGCCCGGCTCGGTTTCGCAAGTGCGGGAGTGCGCGGCGCAGTTGACGCGCCTGGCCAAGCAGACGGGCATCGCCATCGTCATGATCGGCCACGTCACCAAGGATGGCGCGCTGGCCGGGCCGCGCGTTCTCGAACACATCGTCGACACGGTGCTGTATTTCGAAGGCGACACCCATTCGTCCTTCCGCCTGGTGCGCGCCTTCAAGAACCGTTTCGGCGCTGTGAACGAACTGGGCGTGTTCGCCATGACGGATCGCGGCCTGCGCGGCGTGGCCAATCCTTCCGCGCTGTTTCTGTCCCAGCACGACCGCCAGGTCGCGGGCTCCTGCGTGATGGCGACCCAGGAGGGCACACGGCCGCTGCTGGTCGAAATCCAGGCGCTGGTCGACGGCGTGCAGGGCGCCAATCCGCGCCGCCTTACCGTCGGCTTGGAAGGCAACCGCCTGGCCATGCTGCTGGCGGTGCTGCACCGGCACGCCGGTGTCGTCACCGCCGACCAGGATGTCTTCGTCAACGCCGTGGGCGGCGTGCGCATTACCGAGCCCGCCGCCGACCTGCCCGTGCTGCTCGCCATCATGTCGTCCCTGCGCGACCGGCCCTTGCCGCGGGGCCTCGTCGCCTTCGGCGAAGTCGGCCTGGCCGGCGAAATACGCCCGGCGCCGCGCGGCCAGGAGCGCTTGCGCGAAGCGGCCAAGCTGGGATTCAGCGTCGCCTTGATACCGAAGGCCAACGCGCCGCGCCAGCCCATCGAGGGCCTGGAGGTATGGGCCGTCGATCGGCTGGAACACGCGCTGGACAAACTGAAGAACGCCTGA
- a CDS encoding glutathione S-transferase family protein: MKLHWSPRSPFVRKVMIVLHEAGIADRVACVRTPVAMDKPNLELVRDNPLIKLPTLVLDDGTAIYDSRVICAYLDDLAGSGLLPAEPRARLTAERRQALGDGLMDVLLLYRQERNKPPARQTPAWLDAFGLKVDAVLAALEKEAPALQATPFDLGLIAIGCALSYLDYRFSDMPWRDGHPLLAAWHREFSARPSVARSQPDDAAA; the protein is encoded by the coding sequence ATGAAACTGCATTGGTCGCCGCGCTCGCCTTTCGTGCGCAAAGTGATGATCGTGCTGCACGAAGCGGGCATCGCCGACCGCGTGGCATGCGTGCGCACGCCGGTGGCGATGGACAAGCCCAATCTGGAACTGGTGCGCGACAATCCGCTCATCAAGCTGCCCACGCTGGTCCTGGACGATGGCACGGCGATCTACGACTCGCGCGTCATCTGCGCCTATCTGGACGATCTGGCCGGCTCCGGCCTGTTGCCGGCCGAACCGCGCGCGCGGCTGACCGCCGAGCGGCGGCAGGCCCTGGGAGACGGCCTGATGGACGTGCTGCTGCTCTATCGCCAGGAACGCAACAAGCCGCCGGCGCGGCAGACGCCCGCCTGGCTGGACGCATTCGGGTTGAAGGTCGACGCGGTGCTGGCGGCCCTGGAAAAAGAAGCGCCCGCCTTGCAGGCAACGCCCTTCGACCTGGGCCTGATCGCCATCGGCTGCGCCCTTTCCTACCTGGACTATCGCTTTTCCGATATGCCGTGGCGGGACGGCCATCCGTTGCTGGCGGCCTGGCACCGGGAATTCAGCGCGCGGCCCTCCGTCGCGCGCAGCCAGCCGGACGACGCGGCGGCCTGA